The sequence AGATGTGTATAAGAGACAGCAATCCAGATTATGTCAGGGAAAAAGGAGAAGAAATAAGGCAACATGTGTTGAAGAACTTCTTGTGGGATAATATTGTGGATTTACTAGAGCAAGAAATAAGGAATGTTCTATCTAGAAGAAATAAATGAGGTTCATCTGGACATAATTAGTGTAGTTTAATGTTTTTAGGAATTTTGGCTATACATACTCTCTTGTATATAACTCTGCTTTTGTCATACTTCCGTGAATTAGTGCTGGAGGATTTATATGCACACATATAGTAGAATAACCTTTTTTGAGCAACAATCTACCTAGATGATCAACTATTCTGTCAGGAGGGAGTAACCTCAAGTATGGTGTTTCAAGAAGTAAGTCTAGGAATACTTTTGCTGTTTTTGAACTTATCATGTAGGAGCAAGTAGTGTTTGATACTATTCTGTCAAAGAATATCTTGTCACCATCTCTTTTTATGATCAACTTATCTATCTTTAATTTGTTGAGTTCAAAACCATTTGCTAAGTCTACATATAAGATTTTATCATCATTTTCTTTCTCAAGTTCCTTTGAAAACTCTATTATCTCCTTTATCTTATGGATACTATCTTCATCTATTATGGCATCGTCTTCAAATATTATTATGTAGTCATTATCTTCGGCTAGGATAGACCACAACCTTATGTGTTTATCAGATAACATAATCTCAAAGTTGGCAACTCTTGTGAGTTTAGAGAATCCGCCTTTTAGTAAATTAATCAGCCTTATCAGAGTGAAATTGAAGGATTTTATTGTGGGTAGTTTTATTTTTAGATATTTATGTAAAAACATTTGGCATTTCCA comes from Brevinematales bacterium and encodes:
- a CDS encoding glycosyltransferase family 25 protein, whose protein sequence is MKTRVGIGFIHNNDEKRNNLSLPKILELANFLKDYYDVRFLPVSFQPDVNSNRSITWHLNREFVMWKCQMFLHKYLKIKLPTIKSFNFTLIRLINLLKGGFSKLTRVANFEIMLSDKHIRLWSILAEDNDYIIIFEDDAIIDEDSIHKIKEIIEFSKELEKENDDKILYVDLANGFELNKLKIDKLIIKRDGDKIFFDRIVSNTTCSYMISSKTAKVFLDLLLETPYLRLLPPDRIVDHLGRLLLKKGYSTICVHINPPALIHGSMTKAELYTREYV